The DNA region AAGAGGGGTATATGTATAAGGTACAAGTTTAGAGGTAGAGTTATTTAACATTTTAGCTATTCCTAATTTTACCAGCTGTTGTACGAAAGATAAATGCTTATGGGATTTAAAATTTTTAGGGCATAATATATATAATGGCTTGCCAGTAGAAGCTGCCTCACTACACATAGAAATTGAGTCAGCAGTGGCAACTATATAATCTGCCTCTGCTAGCATTCCCAGATAGGGATTGGGCGGTCCTTCTGCTTGTGTGGGGTCATAGATAATAGCAGTATGAGGTATATTATTTGTGATAATTTGTTTGACTCCCCCTGGGGTCCGTCTACTAAAACTAATAAAAAGAGTATGATGCTGGTCTTGCACAATATTAGATAATGTACTTGCAAATTCTCTAGCATTTTCAATAGTAAAATTATAATTTTTACTATTGCCTCCTATAATGACCGCAATAAATTTTCCAAGTTGCGGATATTTTTGATGTAGTGCTTTGCCGGCAGTAGCTATTTTAGCTTGAACATTATTAAGGGCGCCAGTAATTCTCAGGATATTGAGCTCATTGTTATTTATTTTATCATGGTAGGGTAAAATCACTAGCTCAAATTGCTGCAAGGGTAAATTAGGATGCATAATTTGAATGATTTTTATTTTATTACCAGATTTGCGACGTAAGTAGCTTGCTAAGCTTGCTGTTCTTCTACCGGCCGAAATGATTACATTAGGAAATTTACTGGCGTCATTCGAGTCGAATGAGCTGCTTTTAATATGAATGGGAGTAACCGCTAGTAAGCAATTTGGTAACTTAACCCAGAAATTATATTCAATAGGTTTTAATTCGTAGTTCCATCCTATGTGTTCTGCTAGGCCGATAGCTTGGTTTATGTTGCCAATTCGACTATCAGCAAGGATCCATACGGTAAGTTGCTTTTTTGGTTTATTATAAGCCATATTGTTATTTATAATTATTTTAAGCTTTTTGAATCGTTAATCCTTCAGCCTCTCTTGCTATCTTAACTGTATCATCGCTTTGGATATTACCGCCAAGAATCAGCTTAGCGAAATTATTTTGTAATTCTCGCTGGATAACTCTTTTTAAAGGCCTAGCACCAAACATTGGATCATATCCTTTATCCGCAAGGTAATCTATTGCAGATTCCTCAAATTGTAAGGTAATATTTTGTAGAGATAAAATATTTTTTAAATGATCGAGCTGGATTTTAACAATATCATGGATATTATTTCGGCTTAATTTATGAAACATAATAATCTCGTCTAGCCTATTTAAAAATTCTGGTTTAAATATTGCTCGTACATGTTCCATTATTTGTTCTTTAATTTGGCTATCTTCGTCTTCTTCTTTTTGATTAATGAGTATTTCTGCGCCAATATTAGAAGTCAGAATGATAATAGTATTTTTAAAATCAACAGTTACCCCTTGACTATCAGTTAAATGGCCTTCATCAAGTATTTGTAGCATAATATTAAAAATATCAGAATGTGCTTTTTCTACCTCATCAAATAAAATAACTTGATAAGGTCGCCTACGTACTGCCTCGGTTAACACTCCCCCTTGTTCATAACCTACATATCCTGGAGGCGCTCCAATCAAACGGGATATAGAATGTTTCTCCATATATTCTGACATGTCAATCCGTAGTAAAGCATTACGATCATCGAATAAAAAGAGTGCTAGTGCTTTAGCTAGTTCAGTTTTACCAACGCCAGTGGGACCTAGGAATAAAAATGATCCTAAAGGATGATTCACATCTTGCAGGCCAGCCCGCGCACGACGCACTGCATCGCTTATGCTTTTAATCGCTTCATCTTGCCCTATCACTGTTTCACGAATTTTATCCTCCATGTTAAGAAGTTTTTCCCGTTCACTAGAGAGCATCGCCTCAATTGGTATACCTGTGATCTTAGAAATAATGATTGCTATATCATTTTCGGATACAACTTCTTGGAAGGTGGTATGGTGCTCAATAGCCATTGCTTGTTGTAGCTTGTTAGTTAAATCAGGAATAACTCCATATTTTAACTCACTAGCCCGTGCCAGTGAGCCAGATCTTTCTGCTCTTTCTAATTCTAATCTAGCTTTTTCTAACTCTTCTTTTAGCTTTTGTTCAATTTGGATTTTGTCTTTCTCTGCTTGCCAATTAGTAGTCATATCATAAGAAAGTACTTCAAGCTTTTGTAGTTCTTCTGTTAAATTAAGAATTTTCTTTTTAGAGATGTCATCATCTTCTTTTTTTAGAGCCGTTAATTCAATTTTGATTTGAATTATTCGGCGATCAAGCTCATCTAATTCTTCTGGTTTACTAGATAATTCTATTTTTAACCTGCTACAGGCTTCATCAATTAAGTCAATTGCTTTATCTGGTAAATAACGATCAGTAATATATCTATTAGATAAAGTACTAGCCGCGACAATCGCGCTGTCAGAAATCCTTACACCATGATGTAATTCGTATTTATCTTTAATACCCCTTAAGATAGAAATCGTATCTACCACAGTTGGCTCATTAACATATACTGCTTGAAATCTCCTTGCTAGTGCCGCATCTTTTTCAATATACTTACGATATTCATCTAAAGTGGTAGCGCCAATACAATGTAGTTCTCCTCTTGCAAGCATTGGTTTAAGTAAATTTGAAGCATCCATTGCTCCCTCTGTTTTACCGGTGCCTACTAAAAGATGTAACTCATCAATGAATAAAATAATTTCTCCGCTTGAGTTCTTAATTTCACCAAGTACTGCTTTAAGTCGTTCTTCAAATTCTCCGCGGTATTTAGCTCCTGCAATTAAAGCGCCCATATCCAGCTCTATAATACGACAATTGGCTAGAGTTTCCGGAATATCATGGGCAAACATTCTTTGAGCCAGACCTTCGATTATGGCTGTTTTACCTACTCCTGGTTCTCCTATTAATACAGGGTTGTTTTTCATTCTCCTTGATAAAACCTGTATAGTCCTTCTAATTTCTTCGTCTCTACCAATTATTGGGTCTAATTTACCAAGTTCTGCTAATTCTGTTACATCTCTTCCATATTTCTTTAAAGCATCGTAACTTCCTTCTGAAGATTCACTATCCGCCTTTTTACCCTTTCGTAGAGAAAGAATAGCGGCGCTGATTTTTTGGTTCGTAATTGCATTATCTGTTAAAATTGTTCCCGCTACAGTCTTATCATACGATAAAGCTTCAAAAATTCGTTCTACAGTTATAAAATTATCCTTATGTTTTTTAGCAAGCTCAGAAGCCTTATCTAACAATTTTATTGTTTCTGAAGCGAGATATAACTGACTGCCTCCTTGTACCTGTACTTTTGGAATTTTAGCAAGTTCAATTGTCAGCAAGTTATTTAGATTATCTAAATTAACCCCTAAAGTATTAATCAGATTAATAATGACCCCGCTTTCATCTTTTAATAAAGCCTCTAGGATATGTAGAGGTAATATTTGTTGATGATCATTTTTTGCTGCTAGATTTTGGGCGTTAGAAATCACAGACTTGGCATGGGTGGTAAATTTTTCTATATTCATTTTATGACCCCATAAACTTAAAAATTCAGAAGATAATAAGTGTTATATAGTTAGAGTAATCGTATAATGCAAGATATCAATTATTTGAAATTATGTTCTGTCTCAAAGATGAAATGACCGACTAGATTGAATTATGCAAGAAGTTTATTAAAATAATCAATTACCTTGATTATTTTCCCTAAATCTTATAGAAATCTTTTTAAACCAGTTCAGGTTATAAATTATTTAAATTATTTTAGAACATAATGAATCATAACATATTTAATCTAGTAGCTGCTGTGCTGTTGTCACTTGGTATTATTGTCGGTTGGCAATATTTTTATGATAAACCAAGATTAAAAAAAATTGAACAACAAAATAAAATATACCAACAAACTCAGCAGTTAAGACAACAAGCGTTAGACCGCAATAAGATATTATCGTCTTCTACTCAAGACGCGCAAGCTACTGCTTCACCACGAGTTAAGATAAATTCTAAAGTACTTTCTGGATCTATTGCCTTAAAAGGGTTACGGTTCGATGATTTAATCTTGTTGAACTATAAGCAAGATTTAACTGAAGATAGTAAAGCAGTAATATTATTTTCTCCTTCAACTTCTAAAGAAGCATATTTTGCTGAAATAGGGTGGTTTAGTAGTAACAAGCAGCTAGAGCTACCAAATAGTGATACACTTTGGGAAGCGGATAGTGAGGAGATAACTCCTACAAAGCCTATTAAGCTTTCCTGGGTTAATCAGGCGGGAATTAAGTTTCTTGTGAATATAAGCATGGATAATAATTACTTATTTAAGATAGATCAAACTATAGTAAATAATAGTAAACATTCCATAGCAGTGCAATATTATGGGCTCATTAATAGGCAGTATCAAGCTAAGGAAAAGGCCGTTAATATTCTGCATCAAGGCCCCATCAGTTCTATTGATGGACGGCTTAAAGAATGTTCTTTTGATGATATTAAAGATAAGAAGGGCGTTAAATTTCCCCCCGCTAGACTTGAGTGGATTGGTATCACAGATAAATATTGGTTGGCTGCTTTAATACCTGATAAAGTAAGTAGCTACAGTTCTAATTTCAATTATGCTGCGAAAAATGGCGAGGCAAGATATCAAACTGATTTCCTCTCTCCTCTTAAAGAGATAGAAGCGGGAACAGAATTCACTGTTTCCCAGAAATTATTTGCTGGTGCTAAGAAAGTAGATTTATTAGATCAATATGAAAAACAATATAATATTGAATTATTTGACCGAGCTATTGACTTTGGTTGGTTTTATATAATAACTAAACCAGTTTTTAATACTTTGAACTTTTTTTATAATTATGTAGGTAATTTTGGTATTAGCATATTAATTGTTACTGTTATTATCAAACTTTTAATGTTTACTTTAGCGAGTAAATCATATCGTTCTATGAAAAAAATGAAAAACCTGCAGCCCGAAATAGAACGGATTAGAGCTCTCTATGCTGAAGATAAAATGCGGCTTAATCAAGAAATTATGGCATTATATAAAAAAGAGAAGGTTAATCCTATTGCTGGCTGTCTACCATTAATCGTCCAAATCCCAGTATTTTTTTCTATTTATAAAGTATTATATGTTACCATTGAGATGAGGCATGCTCCATTTTTTGGTTGGGTAAAAGATCTATCGGCCGCAGATCCTACAACAATTTTTAACTTATTTGGGCTGCTGCCTTTTACTCCGCCAAATTTCCTAATGATCGGGGTCTGGCCTATTATTATGGCTATCACTATGTTTTTACAACAGAAAATGAGCCCAGAACCGGCGGATCCTATCCAAGCGCAAGTAATGAAATTCATGCCTTTAATCTTTCTCATTATGTTCAGTAGTTTCCCAGTAGGATTATTGATTTATTGGTCTTGGAACAATATTTTATCTATAATCCAACAATATTATATTAATAAATTAGAGAAAAATGTCCGTTGATAAAGTTACTAAAATTTTCCGGCAAGAAGCAAAATTTATTGCCGGCGTGGCTACAATAAAACAATTTCCAAAAAGTTTCCTGCCCGAAATAGCCTTTATTGGGAAATCAAATGTTGGTAAGTCTAGCTTAATTAATAATATATGTAATAATTCTGGGCTAGCTAAAGTATCTCGCACCCCGGGGCGTACTAGACAAATAAATTTTTTTTTGCTTAGTAATAAGATGGTTTTGGTAGATCTGCCTGGATATGGTTTTGCCAAGGTACCAATTAGTATAAAACAACAATGGGAAGAATTAATAGTCTATTACTTAAAAAATAGCTTAAACCTTAAAATAGTAAATTTATTAATAGATGCTAGAAGGGGACTTAAACAACATGATATGGACATTGCGAAATTGTTAATTTCGTACAACAGAGATTTCCAAATTGTTTTGACTAAGGTAGATAAAATAACAAATAGAGAAAACCTAGCTTCCGATATACAGAATTTTCTTGCAACTTTAGACCGCTCATGTAATGTAATCTATACAAGTATTAGGAGTAAGGAAGGTGCAAAAGAATTGCAATTTAGTTTGGCAAAATGCATCAAATTATAAAGATAAAAAAGATAAAGGTTTTGCTCATACAAAAAATACAACTCTAATTAAAGAGATCCTAAGGGGTAGTAGTGAAATTAGAGACCAACTCTTAGTGGTTAAGCTACCTTCCCTGATTATTGAAAATGATGAATTGTTAACTAATTTTGCAGAAATAATACATTTGCTTGATAGTTGTGGAGTAAAAATCTTTATAGTTCATGATCATACTAATTTGGTAAATGATACGCTAAAATTATTTGGCTTTGAGGACAAAGTTATCAATAATGTGAAGATAGCTGACTATAAAAGGTCTCAAATTATGGAGATGGTTTTATCAGGTTATATTAATAAACGTATAGTTTCAAAGCTTTGTAGTGTAGGATGCTATGCTATTGGTATTTCTTGTAAAGATGCTAATCTGATTCAAGCAAAACAATCCAAATTATCCCATAGGCGCGCTACTAACCAGGATGTTATAGATATTGGTTTTATCAGTGAACCTGTCATAGTAAATCCTGAAATTCTAATAAATTTTGAAGATAATAATATTATTCCTGTTATTTCGCCCGTAGCAAGTGATGAAAATGGCAATACCCATTTATTAGATGTCAATTTGACTGTTTCCCTAATTTCTTCTTCCTTAGACGCAGATCACTTGGTCTTATTTTATGAAGAATCAGAATTTGAAGGAATGCAAGGGTTAAAGGTGCGAGATGTTAATACACTTAAAGCCATGCTGAGCCTTACTAATGAACCTAAAAAAATTTCTTTAATTGAAGCTGCTCTCAACGCTATTCAGAGCAGCACTGAGTGCGTGCATTTTGTGGATGCCACATTCCCTGACTCTATGTTATTAAGTATGTTTATAAATAAAGAGAATGCATTATGACAGGTAGACTATCTTCCGATCCTTTGTTTGTAGGTTTAACAAGGCCGGCAATGATATTTGGAGTAAGTATCAAGTTTTTTGCGCTTAATATGATTATTGCAATGACTCTGTTTATTCAGAGCAACAGTATAATGAACTTATTCGTTGCTTTTGTGATCCATATAATTGGGTATATAATATGCTTTAAAGAACCTAGATTTGTGGAAATATTTTTAAATAAATCTTCGAGATGTAGTCAATGCCCTAATAGGTCATTCTATGGAGCGAATTCATACGGGATTTAGAAGTCTATATACTGCTCTGCTATGAATTTGCATGCGTCGTTACTCAGTGCTTCCCTATTATCTATAGGTTTTACCATCGCGCCTATCAGCAAGATCATCGAAAGAGGAGGGGGTATTATCTATAGATATCGCCTTATCAGCAAGAGATATTAAAAACATAAGGACGAATGATAAAATTATTTTTAACAAAAACGGCTAAGGAAGCAAGAGCAAGAAAAGAAAAAGCCACTTCTCACTTTATTCCATACAAATGTCATTGGAATAGTAATACTATTCTAACTAAAAATAATGAATTACTACAGGTAATAAAAGTAGGAGGTTTTTCCTTTGAGACTGCAGATGATGAAGATTTAGATATTAAAAAAAATATCAGAAATTCTTTACTGAAAAATATGACTTCAGGCAACATAGTATTGTATTTTCATACTATTAGAAGACGTAAGCCAGTATTTTTTGAGGGGGAAGAATATACTGTTGACCCTACTATCAAAATGCCTAATGACTTTATAACATATTTAACTACTGAATGGCGTAGGAAACATGCTACCGGTTCTAGATCATTTTTTAATGAATTATATATTAGTATTGTTTATCGGCCTGATAAAGCTGGGGCTGCCGCTGTAGAGTATTTTCTGAAGTTATTAAAACAAAAGTCGGATAAGTCAGCGTGGGAAAATGATATGCGCGAAATGTATGAAAACCTACAGGAAATGACTTCAAGAATTATCAATACCTATAGTAGCTATGGTGCGACCCTGCTCAGCATCCAAAAATCTAAAAGCGGTTACTATTGTGAAATATTAGAATTTTTGGGGGCCTTAGTAAATTGTGGCTCCACAATGCCAATGGCAGTCTCAAGAAATTCAATTGACCAATATCTACCCACCCATAGATTATTTTTTGGGAATAGATCTATAGAAGCCCGTGGCCCAGCGGGTCGAAGATATGCAGGGATCATCAGTATTTTAGAATATACTCCTCATACCTCTGCGGGTATTTTTGATGGTTTTTTACAAATGCCATTTGAGTTTATAATGACCCAAAGTTTTATTTTTGCTAATAGGTCTGTGGCAATTCATGGTATGCAGTTACAGCAAAATCGGATGATTCAAGCAGGAGATAAAGCAGTATCTCAAATTGCTGAAATATCGCAAGCATTAGATATGGCTACCAGTGGTGATATTGGGTTCGGTAATCACCATTTTTCTCTTTTATGTTG from Candidatus Tisiphia endosymbiont of Beris chalybata includes:
- a CDS encoding mitochondrial fission ELM1 family protein, translating into MAYNKPKKQLTVWILADSRIGNINQAIGLAEHIGWNYELKPIEYNFWVKLPNCLLAVTPIHIKSSSFDSNDASKFPNVIISAGRRTASLASYLRRKSGNKIKIIQIMHPNLPLQQFELVILPYHDKINNNELNILRITGALNNVQAKIATAGKALHQKYPQLGKFIAVIIGGNSKNYNFTIENAREFASTLSNIVQDQHHTLFISFSRRTPGGVKQIITNNIPHTAIIYDPTQAEGPPNPYLGMLAEADYIVATADSISMCSEAASTGKPLYILCPKNFKSHKHLSFVQQLVKLGIAKMLNNSTSKLVPYTYTPLNEVARIANIVISKIETTS
- the clpB gene encoding ATP-dependent chaperone ClpB is translated as MNIEKFTTHAKSVISNAQNLAAKNDHQQILPLHILEALLKDESGVIINLINTLGVNLDNLNNLLTIELAKIPKVQVQGGSQLYLASETIKLLDKASELAKKHKDNFITVERIFEALSYDKTVAGTILTDNAITNQKISAAILSLRKGKKADSESSEGSYDALKKYGRDVTELAELGKLDPIIGRDEEIRRTIQVLSRRMKNNPVLIGEPGVGKTAIIEGLAQRMFAHDIPETLANCRIIELDMGALIAGAKYRGEFEERLKAVLGEIKNSSGEIILFIDELHLLVGTGKTEGAMDASNLLKPMLARGELHCIGATTLDEYRKYIEKDAALARRFQAVYVNEPTVVDTISILRGIKDKYELHHGVRISDSAIVAASTLSNRYITDRYLPDKAIDLIDEACSRLKIELSSKPEELDELDRRIIQIKIELTALKKEDDDISKKKILNLTEELQKLEVLSYDMTTNWQAEKDKIQIEQKLKEELEKARLELERAERSGSLARASELKYGVIPDLTNKLQQAMAIEHHTTFQEVVSENDIAIIISKITGIPIEAMLSSEREKLLNMEDKIRETVIGQDEAIKSISDAVRRARAGLQDVNHPLGSFLFLGPTGVGKTELAKALALFLFDDRNALLRIDMSEYMEKHSISRLIGAPPGYVGYEQGGVLTEAVRRRPYQVILFDEVEKAHSDIFNIMLQILDEGHLTDSQGVTVDFKNTIIILTSNIGAEILINQKEEDEDSQIKEQIMEHVRAIFKPEFLNRLDEIIMFHKLSRNNIHDIVKIQLDHLKNILSLQNITLQFEESAIDYLADKGYDPMFGARPLKRVIQRELQNNFAKLILGGNIQSDDTVKIAREAEGLTIQKA
- the yidC gene encoding membrane protein insertase YidC, which gives rise to MNHNIFNLVAAVLLSLGIIVGWQYFYDKPRLKKIEQQNKIYQQTQQLRQQALDRNKILSSSTQDAQATASPRVKINSKVLSGSIALKGLRFDDLILLNYKQDLTEDSKAVILFSPSTSKEAYFAEIGWFSSNKQLELPNSDTLWEADSEEITPTKPIKLSWVNQAGIKFLVNISMDNNYLFKIDQTIVNNSKHSIAVQYYGLINRQYQAKEKAVNILHQGPISSIDGRLKECSFDDIKDKKGVKFPPARLEWIGITDKYWLAALIPDKVSSYSSNFNYAAKNGEARYQTDFLSPLKEIEAGTEFTVSQKLFAGAKKVDLLDQYEKQYNIELFDRAIDFGWFYIITKPVFNTLNFFYNYVGNFGISILIVTVIIKLLMFTLASKSYRSMKKMKNLQPEIERIRALYAEDKMRLNQEIMALYKKEKVNPIAGCLPLIVQIPVFFSIYKVLYVTIEMRHAPFFGWVKDLSAADPTTIFNLFGLLPFTPPNFLMIGVWPIIMAITMFLQQKMSPEPADPIQAQVMKFMPLIFLIMFSSFPVGLLIYWSWNNILSIIQQYYINKLEKNVR
- the yihA gene encoding ribosome biogenesis GTP-binding protein YihA/YsxC; this encodes MSVDKVTKIFRQEAKFIAGVATIKQFPKSFLPEIAFIGKSNVGKSSLINNICNNSGLAKVSRTPGRTRQINFFLLSNKMVLVDLPGYGFAKVPISIKQQWEELIVYYLKNSLNLKIVNLLIDARRGLKQHDMDIAKLLISYNRDFQIVLTKVDKITNRENLASDIQNFLATLDRSCNVIYTSIRSKEGAKELQFSLAKCIKL
- a CDS encoding acetylglutamate kinase, which encodes MQKNCNLVWQNASNYKDKKDKGFAHTKNTTLIKEILRGSSEIRDQLLVVKLPSLIIENDELLTNFAEIIHLLDSCGVKIFIVHDHTNLVNDTLKLFGFEDKVINNVKIADYKRSQIMEMVLSGYINKRIVSKLCSVGCYAIGISCKDANLIQAKQSKLSHRRATNQDVIDIGFISEPVIVNPEILINFEDNNIIPVISPVASDENGNTHLLDVNLTVSLISSSLDADHLVLFYEESEFEGMQGLKVRDVNTLKAMLSLTNEPKKISLIEAALNAIQSSTECVHFVDATFPDSMLLSMFINKENAL
- a CDS encoding VirB3 family type IV secretion system protein, with product MTGRLSSDPLFVGLTRPAMIFGVSIKFFALNMIIAMTLFIQSNSIMNLFVAFVIHIIGYIICFKEPRFVEIFLNKSSRCSQCPNRSFYGANSYGI